Sequence from the Streptomyces mobaraensis NBRC 13819 = DSM 40847 genome:
GTCGCCGCGTGGACGAGCACCGACGCGAGCGCGAACACGTCGGCCGCCGGCCCCACTTCACGCGGCCGCTGGAACTGCTCGGGCGCCATGAACGGTGGGGTGCCGACCAGCTTCCCCGTCTCCGTCCGCAACTCGCTGTCGTACGGCCGGGAGATACCGAAGTCGATGACCTTCGGCCCGTCCTCGGAGAGGAGGACGTTGCTGGGCTTCAGATCGCGGTGGACGACCCCGGCCCGGTGGATGTCGCGCAGCGCCTCCGCGAGCCCCGCCGCCAGCCTGCGCACCTCGTCCGGGGGCAGCGGGCCGTTCCGCTTGATGTACGCGGCGAGGGTCGGCCCGGCGATGCACAGCGTCGCCATCCACGGCCGGTCGCAGTCCGGGTCGGCGTCCACGACCGGCGCGGTGAACGCGCCGCTGACCCGTCGGGCCGCCGCCACCTCCTGCCGGAAGCGCGCCCTGAACTCCGGGTCCGCCGCGTACTCGGCGTGCACGACCTTGACGGCGAGCCGCAGCCCCGAGGGCGAGTGCGCCAGGTGGACGACGCCCATGCCGCCCGCGCCGAGCCGACCCTCCAGGCGGTACCGGCCCGCGTACTCCGGATCCTCCGCTTCCGGGCCGTTCCCGGTATCGCGCAGCGGCGGCATTCCCCACCCCCGTGTCGTGTCGGCCGCATAGGCGGCTTGCGGAGCCTAATCGATGGGGCACCTGTTGCCCGGGAGGACGTGCCCGACCTTGCTAGCCTGCGCATGTCATCGGCCCGTCAACAACAGTCTTTTGACGGTCATTTCGAAACAGGGGAGGGCCCACTATGGCCAGCGAAGAGATCGTCGAGGAGCGGGCCCGAAGCACGGCCGAGGACGGGACGGTCGTCACCGAGGCATCGTCCGCTTCATCCATACCGTCCGTCCAGGCCGCGGCGGAGGCCGTTTTCTATCCGCTGGCCCCCGGATACCAGGTGAACGTGCGGAGCGGCCCCAGCACCAGCAGCCGGTTGGTCAAGATCCTCCCTCAGAACACCAGCGTCGCCATCCGCTGCCAGACGCGCGGCGAGACCGTCTCGGGCCCCTGCGGTACGACGAACATCTGGGACAACATCGCGCCGGGTCAGTATGTATCCGACGCCTATGTGAAAACCGGAAGCAGCGACTTCGTGACGGTCCGGTGCGCGTGACGATCGATATTGATCGACACGGACGCGGGGTCCCAGCAGGTCAATAATCGGCGCATGAGCACCCAGAAGCGGACAACACCCTCCGCCGGCCCGCCGGAGCCCGAGCCCATCCGGTTCTTCGGAACGACCTGGGTCGAGCACGGCGGCGGCTACGCCTGGCGCCGCGCCGCCGTCGCCGTCGGCGGACTGGCGGCGGCCGTGGCGGGCGCCCTGCTCCTGCGCCTCGGCTACCAGGGCCTCGCCATCGCCAAGGTGGGCGGCCTGGTGAACGTGATCGTGGTGGTCGGGGTGGCCGTCTGTACGGCACTCGCCTTCCGGCGCACATGGGAGGGGTTCGTGCGGGGTGGGGAGAGGCGAGGGGGAAGTGGGGCTGGGGGCCGGGCGGGGAGTGGGGAGTCGACCCAGTCTCTGATGGTGATCGGCTTCATCGGCGTCTTCCTGGCCTGGTCCCTCCGGGCACTCCAAGAGGCCCCTGGGGAGAACCTGCACCGGCGGGAGTACGAGGAGCGGGTGCGGCGCGCGGGCGGGAAGCGGTCCGTGAGGGGCGGGAAGTAGTAGGGACAGCGGCGGGGGCGTGGGGGCGCATGGGAGTGCGTGGGAGCGGGTGGGGGGTGGCTGGGGGGTGGCACGAGCACTCCTGAACCTCGTGTAGAGTTCTTCGAGTTGCCACGGCGTCCGCGAGGAAGCCGGGGCGGCGCTTCACGCCACTCGGCGGGATCCACTACTGCACGGCCCCTGAACGGGATGGATTTCGGCATGCCGGAATTCGTTTCGATTCAGGCCCGGGGCTCCGATTAGGAGCCGCGGGGGAAATCCGGTAAAGTAGTGATCACGCCGCAAGGCGAGAAACAAACCCCGCCAACAGGGGATCGGATTTCGAATCCGGGCCGGAAACGGAACGGAAAAGGATCTGGTAAGGTTGGAAACACCGAAGGGAAGCGCCCGGAGGAAAGCCTGAGAGAGTCTCTCGGGTGAGTACAAAGGAAGCGTCCGTTCCTTGAGAACTCAACAGCGTGCCAAAAGTCAACGCCAGACTATAAAACAACCCCGTCCACGGATCCTTGTGGTCCTGGATGAGGTTCCTTTGAAAAACACAGCGAGGACGCTGTGAACGACCGGGCCTATTCCGCCTGGTCGTTCCGCTCTCGTGTGTGTGCACCGGATTACCGGTAAACATTCACGGAGAGTTTGATCCTGGCTCAGGACGAACGCTGGCGGCGTGCTTAACACATGCAAGTCGAACGATGAACCTCCTTCGGGAGGGGATTAGTGGCGAACGGGTGAGTAACACGTGGGCAATCTGCCCTGCACTCTGGGACAAGCCCTGGAAACGGGGTCTAATACCGGATATGACTGCTGAGCGCATGCTCGGTGGTGGAAAGCTCCGGCGGTGCAGGATGAGCCCGCGGCCTATCAGCTTGTTGGTGGGGTGATGGCCTACCAAGGCGACGACGGGTAGCCGGCCTGAGAGGGCGACCGGCCACACTGGGACTGAGACACGGCCCAGACTCCTACGGGAGGCAGCAGTGGGGAATATTGCACAATGGGCGAAAGCCTGATGCAGCGACGCCGCGTGAGGGATGACGGCCTTCGGGTTGTAAACCTCTTTCAGCAGGGAAGAAGCGAAAGTGACGGTACCTGCAGAAGAAGCGCCGGCTAACTACGTGCCAGCAGCCGCGGTAATACGTAGGGCGCAAGCGTTGTCCGGAATTATTGGGCGTAAAGAGCTCGTAGGCGGCTTGTCGCGTCGGATGTGAAAGCCCGGGGCTTAACCCCGGGTCTGCATTCGATACGGGCAGGCTAGAGTTCGGTAGGGGAGATCGGAATTCCTGGTGTAGCGGTGAAATGCGCAGATATCAGGAGGAACACCGGTGGCGAAGGCGGATCTCTGGGCCGATACTGACGCTGAGGAGCGAAAGCGTGGGGAGCGAACAGGATTAGATACCCTGGTAGTCCACGCCGTAAACGTTGGGAACTAGGTGTGGGCGACATTCCACGTCGTCCGTGCCGCAGCTAACGCATTAAGTTCCCCGCCTGGGGAGTACGGCCGCAAGGCTAAAACTCAAAGGAATTGACGGGGGCCCGCACAAGCAGCGGAGCATGTGGCTTAATTCGACGCAACGCGAAGAACCTTACCAAGGCTTGACATACACCGGAAACATCCAGAGATGGGTGCCCCCTTGTGGTCGGTGTACAGGTGGTGCATGGCTGTCGTCAGCTCGTGTCGTGAGATGTTGGGTTAAGTCCCGCAACGAGCGCAACCCTTGTTCTGTGTTGCCAGCATGCCTTTCGGGGTGATGGGGACTCACAGGAGACTGCCGGGGTCAACTCGGAGGAAGGTGGGGACGACGTCAAGTCATCATGCCCCTTATGTCTTGGGCTGCACACGTGCTACAATGGCCGGTACAATGAGCTGCGATACCGCGAGGTGGAGCGAATCTCAAAAAGCCGGTCTCAGTTCGGATTGGGGTCTGCAACTCGACCCCATGAAGTTGGAGTTGCTAGTAATCGCAGATCAGCATTGCTGCGGTGAATACGTTCCCGGGCCTTGTACACACCGCCCGTCACGTCACGAAAGTCGGTAACACCCGAAGCCGGTGGCCCAACCCTTGTGGAGGGAGCCGTCGAAGGTGGGACTGGCGATTGGGACGAAGTCGTAACAAGGTAGCCGTACCGGAAGGTGCGGCTGGATCACCTCCTTTCTAAGGAGCACATAGCCGACTACGAGCGAATGTCTCGTACGGTTGCTCATGGGTGGAACGTTGACTATTCGGCACAGTTTCAAAGGACTTGTTAGTACTGCTTCGGCGTGGAACACAGGGTCTTGCGAGGCTGGGTCGGGCACGCTGTTGGGTGTCTGAGGGTGCGAGCGTGAGCTTGTTGCCTTCTGCCGGCCCCGGTAAAGGTCCGCCTGTTGGTGGGTTGTGACGGGTGGCTGGTCGTTGTTTGAGAACTGCACAGTGGACGCGAGCATCTGTGGCCAAGTTTTTAAGGGCGCACGGTGGATGCCTTGGCACCAGGAACCGATGAAGGACGTGGGAGGCCGCGATAGGCCCCGGGGAGCTGTCAACCGAGCTGTGATCCGGGGGTGTCCGAATGGGGAAACCCGGCAGTCGTCATGGGCTGTCACCCGCTGCTGAACACATAGGCAGTGTGGAGGGAACGCGGGGAAGTGAAACATCTCAGTACCCGCAGGAAGAGAAAACAACCGTGATTCCGGGAGTAGTGGCGAGCGAAACCGGATGAGGCCAAACCGTTTGCGTGTGATACCCGGCAGGGGTTGCGCATGCGGGGTTGTGGGATCTCTCTTCTGTCGTCTGCCGGCGACGGGACGAGTCAGAAACCGTAGTGATAGGCGA
This genomic interval carries:
- a CDS encoding SH3 domain-containing protein; protein product: MASEEIVEERARSTAEDGTVVTEASSASSIPSVQAAAEAVFYPLAPGYQVNVRSGPSTSSRLVKILPQNTSVAIRCQTRGETVSGPCGTTNIWDNIAPGQYVSDAYVKTGSSDFVTVRCA